The Catellatospora citrea DNA segment CCAGCGCGGTTGCGTGATCAGGTCGACGACCAGCACCGCGAGCGCGGTCCCGGCGGCGACCAGCAGGGGCAGCATCAGCTGGAGGTTCACGGTGCCACCGCTCTCGTCGTCAGCGCGGCCACCGCGTCGGCCGACATGCCCAGCACCAGCATCGGCATCACGCCGAGCAGCAATGCCAGGGCCACCAGCGGCGACCAGGCGACCAGTTCGGGAACCCGGGCCTCGGGCGCGCCCGCCAGCGTCGCGGCCTGCGGGCCGTGGCTGACCCGGCGCAGCAGTCGCAGCAGGTATGCCGCGGTCAGCGCGCCGCCGATCGCGGCCAGCACGGCCAGCACGGTCCACAGGGTGCCGCCGCGCTGCACGGACGCGACCACGGCGAACGCCTCGCCCCAGAACCCGGCGAGGCCGGGCAGGCCGAGGCTGCCCAGCGCGGCGAAGCCGAGCACGCCGGCCAGCCAGGGCTGGCGCTCGCGCAGCCCGCCCAGGTCGGCCAGCAGGCCGGTGTGCGCGCGGTCCTTGATCGCCCCGGCCAGGAAGAACAGCAGGCCGGTGAGCAGGCCGTGCGCGATGTTGCCGATCAGCGCGGCCTGCAGGCCGATCTCGTTGAGGGTGGCGATGCCGAGCAGCACGAAGCCCATGTGCCCGACGGAGGAGTACGCGATCAGGCGCTTGACCTCGATCTGGGACAGGCAGACGAGGGAGCCGATGAGGATCGCGGCGACCGCGAGCACGCCCAGCGCGGGCGCGAACGCCGCGGCGCCCTCCGGCGTCACCCCGACCCCGACCCGGATCAGCCCGTACGTGCCCATCTTCAGCAGCACCCCGGCCAGGATCACGCTGCCCACGGTCGGGGCCTCGGTGTGCGCGTCGGGCAGCCAGGTGTGCAGCGGCCACAGCGGGCTCTTGATCGCGAACGCGATCGCGAACAGTCCGAAGATCCACAGCTGGGCGTCGTGCGGCAGCAGGCCCGGTTCGGCGGTCAGCCGCACGATGTCGGCGGTCCCGGTCTGCGTCACGACGGCGACCACGCCGACCAGCAGCAGCACCGACCCGGCAAGGGTGTACAGCGCGAACTTGAGCGCGGCCGCGCGCCGGGCCGGCCCGCCCCAGCCGGCGATGACCGCCGCCATCGGCAGCAGCACCACCTCGAAGGCGAGGAAGAACAGCACCAGGTTGAAGGCGAGGAAGGTGCCGAGGATGCCCACCTCGATCACCAGCAGCAGCGCGGCCAGCTGGTTGGCCCGTTCCGGTCGCTGCCACACCAGATAGCCGCAGCACAGCAGTGTCAGCAGCGCGGTCAGCACGACCAGGGGGTAGGAGATGCCGTCCACACCCAGGTTCAGCCGCAGTTCCAGCGCGGGCACCCAGGTCCAGTCGACCTCGTGCCACAGCCCGGCCCCCCGGCCGACCGGCTTCACCACGCCGCGCGTGACGAACATCGGGGCCGCCAGCAGCACGGTCAGCGCCGCGGCGACGGTGGCCGTGATCGCACCGGCCCGCCCGCGCAGCAGCAGCGCGGCGACGGCCCCGGCAAGCGGCACCACCAACACGCCCACCAGGAGAATCGCAGAGATCGTCATGCGAACACCACCGCCGTCACCGTCACGAGTACCGCGCCGACCAGGACTCCCGCGAGTGCCCGAGGCAGCGCGGCTCGGTGCCACGCGGCCAGTCCCGCGCCCGCGCCGGTGGTCGCCCGGCCGAGGCCGTTGACCGCGCCGTCCACCCCGGACACGTCGACGAAGGTGACCGCTCGCGAGAGCGCCCGCACCGGCCGGACCACGAGAC contains these protein-coding regions:
- a CDS encoding complex I subunit 4 family protein, with product MTISAILLVGVLVVPLAGAVAALLLRGRAGAITATVAAALTVLLAAPMFVTRGVVKPVGRGAGLWHEVDWTWVPALELRLNLGVDGISYPLVVLTALLTLLCCGYLVWQRPERANQLAALLLVIEVGILGTFLAFNLVLFFLAFEVVLLPMAAVIAGWGGPARRAAALKFALYTLAGSVLLLVGVVAVVTQTGTADIVRLTAEPGLLPHDAQLWIFGLFAIAFAIKSPLWPLHTWLPDAHTEAPTVGSVILAGVLLKMGTYGLIRVGVGVTPEGAAAFAPALGVLAVAAILIGSLVCLSQIEVKRLIAYSSVGHMGFVLLGIATLNEIGLQAALIGNIAHGLLTGLLFFLAGAIKDRAHTGLLADLGGLRERQPWLAGVLGFAALGSLGLPGLAGFWGEAFAVVASVQRGGTLWTVLAVLAAIGGALTAAYLLRLLRRVSHGPQAATLAGAPEARVPELVAWSPLVALALLLGVMPMLVLGMSADAVAALTTRAVAP